One window of the Allorhizobium ampelinum S4 genome contains the following:
- a CDS encoding low molecular weight phosphatase family protein — translation MSEPTKDPTGIGADHSQERAIPHSVLFLCGMNAVRSPMAEALAKRLLPSGVYVASAGVRHGERDPFVDVVLDEIGLSLGKRQPQTLDELEDDFFDLVVTLAPEAHHAALELTRSSSVEVVYWPMHDPTIEADTRDQQLAAYREVRDRLAVLIEQRFKRPGTSPLGGV, via the coding sequence ATGAGCGAACCGACCAAAGATCCCACCGGCATCGGCGCCGATCACAGCCAAGAGAGGGCCATACCCCACTCCGTGCTGTTCCTTTGCGGTATGAATGCCGTGCGCTCGCCCATGGCCGAGGCCCTTGCCAAGAGGTTGCTGCCGTCAGGTGTCTATGTTGCCTCGGCGGGCGTGCGGCATGGCGAGCGCGATCCTTTCGTTGATGTGGTGCTGGATGAAATCGGGCTTTCGCTGGGCAAGCGTCAGCCGCAGACCCTGGACGAGCTGGAGGACGACTTTTTTGACCTCGTTGTCACTCTGGCTCCCGAAGCGCATCATGCCGCCCTGGAACTGACTCGCTCCTCTTCCGTTGAGGTGGTGTATTGGCCGATGCATGACCCAACCATCGAGGCCGATACCCGCGACCAGCAACTGGCCGCCTATCGCGAGGTGCGAGACCGGCTGGCGGTGCTGATCGAGCAGCGCTTCAAACGGCCTGGAACAAGCCCGCTTGGCGGCGTTTGA
- a CDS encoding UPF0262 family protein, translating into MAKGDFKLFDVVLDETIGRSTPDVEHERAVAIFDLIEENSFEPVGHPGGPYRLSLSLVNARLVFTITTQDGEAVATHILSLTPLRRIIKDYFMICESYYEAIRSSTPSQIEAIDMGRRGIHNDGSQTLKDRLKDKINLDFDSARRLFTLVCVLYWRG; encoded by the coding sequence ATGGCCAAGGGCGACTTCAAGCTTTTCGATGTCGTTCTCGATGAAACGATCGGGCGCTCGACGCCGGATGTCGAGCATGAGCGGGCCGTGGCGATTTTCGATCTGATCGAGGAAAACTCTTTCGAGCCGGTCGGTCATCCAGGTGGCCCTTATCGCCTCAGCCTGTCCCTGGTGAATGCCCGGCTGGTCTTCACCATCACCACGCAGGATGGCGAGGCTGTCGCCACCCATATCCTGTCGCTGACGCCGCTCAGGCGGATCATCAAAGACTATTTCATGATCTGCGAAAGCTATTACGAGGCGATCCGCTCGTCCACGCCCAGCCAGATCGAAGCAATCGACATGGGGCGGCGCGGCATTCACAACGATGGCTCGCAAACTTTGAAAGACCGACTGAAAGACAAGATCAATCTCGATTTCGACAGTGCCCGGCGGCTCTTCACGCTGGTCTGCGTGCTGTATTGGCGCGGCTGA
- the hisD gene encoding histidinol dehydrogenase yields the protein MAVWLEQASDDFEARFSAFLTTKREVSEDVNAVVRTIIDDVRARGDAALAEYSHRFDGLDFTVTPMRVTEAEIDAAFAEVSPELIDALHLAAERIERHHARQMPKDDIYEDAIGVGLGSRWTAIDAVGLYVPGGTASYPSSVLMNAVPARVAGVPRVVMVVPASGGAINPTVLAAAKIAGVTEIYRIGGAQAVAALAYGTQTIEPVAKIVGPGNAYVAAAKRHVFGTVGIDMIAGPSEVLVIADKDNDPDWIAADLLAQAEHDRGAQSILITDSPDFAKAVEAAVERQLKTLSRSETASASWQDFGALVIVPNLTAAVPLANRIAAEHLELAVADPDALMAGIRNAGAIFIGRHTPEVIGDYVGGSNHVLPTARSARFSSGLSVLDFVKRTSILRLGPQQLRQLAPAAIALAKSEGLDAHARSVAIRLNLEE from the coding sequence GTGGCAGTTTGGCTTGAGCAGGCATCGGATGATTTTGAGGCGCGGTTTTCCGCATTTCTCACCACCAAGCGGGAAGTGTCCGAGGATGTAAACGCAGTCGTCAGAACCATTATCGACGATGTGCGGGCGCGCGGCGATGCCGCCTTGGCGGAGTATTCGCATCGGTTCGATGGGCTGGATTTCACAGTGACGCCCATGCGCGTCACCGAAGCTGAAATCGATGCGGCCTTTGCCGAGGTCTCGCCTGAGCTGATCGATGCGTTGCACCTTGCCGCAGAGCGCATTGAGCGCCACCACGCGCGCCAGATGCCCAAGGACGATATCTACGAAGACGCCATCGGCGTCGGCCTCGGCTCCCGCTGGACCGCCATCGATGCGGTTGGTCTCTATGTGCCGGGCGGCACGGCAAGCTATCCCAGTTCCGTGCTGATGAATGCCGTTCCGGCCAGGGTTGCTGGGGTGCCGCGCGTCGTCATGGTCGTGCCGGCCTCCGGCGGTGCCATCAATCCCACGGTGCTGGCTGCGGCAAAAATTGCTGGCGTGACGGAAATCTACCGGATCGGTGGCGCTCAGGCTGTCGCCGCACTCGCTTACGGCACGCAAACCATCGAACCGGTCGCCAAGATCGTCGGCCCCGGCAATGCCTATGTGGCCGCTGCCAAGCGCCATGTGTTCGGCACTGTTGGCATCGATATGATCGCTGGCCCTTCGGAAGTGCTTGTTATCGCCGACAAGGATAATGACCCAGACTGGATTGCCGCCGATCTGCTGGCGCAGGCGGAACACGACCGGGGCGCTCAATCGATCCTGATCACTGACAGTCCGGACTTTGCCAAGGCCGTTGAGGCTGCCGTCGAGCGGCAATTGAAAACATTGAGCCGCAGCGAAACTGCCAGCGCCAGCTGGCAGGATTTTGGCGCGCTGGTCATTGTCCCGAACCTTACCGCTGCCGTGCCGCTTGCCAACCGCATTGCCGCCGAGCATCTGGAACTCGCCGTCGCCGATCCCGATGCGCTGATGGCGGGCATTCGCAATGCTGGCGCGATCTTCATCGGTCGCCATACGCCGGAAGTGATCGGCGACTATGTTGGCGGCTCCAACCACGTCCTGCCCACGGCCCGTTCGGCGCGGTTTTCGTCAGGCCTGTCGGTGCTGGATTTCGTCAAGCGCACATCGATATTACGGCTCGGCCCGCAACAGCTTAGGCAATTGGCGCCGGCAGCAATTGCTTTGGCCAAGAGCGAGGGGCTGGATGCCCATGCACGATCCGTCGCCATCCGACTCAATCTTGAGGAATAG
- a CDS encoding DUF2948 family protein has product MTDLKLLSLDEEDLAILSAHMQDAVFKPADVDYAAKSGVFSVAVNRFVWEKAGKGGGIFRRTKSFERRRALLTIKRVQAVRSIGISQTDKDQVMNLLAVTFTAKEHGPEGRVELVCAAGATIALDVECIEVQLADTGGAWETTSRPRHPGA; this is encoded by the coding sequence ATGACTGATCTCAAGCTTCTATCGCTGGACGAGGAAGATCTCGCCATTCTGTCTGCCCATATGCAGGATGCGGTATTCAAGCCAGCCGATGTGGATTATGCGGCAAAGTCCGGGGTGTTTTCCGTCGCCGTCAACCGTTTCGTCTGGGAAAAAGCCGGGAAAGGCGGCGGAATTTTTCGCCGCACCAAGAGCTTTGAGCGCCGCCGGGCCTTACTCACCATCAAGCGGGTACAGGCGGTGCGCTCCATCGGCATAAGCCAGACGGACAAGGATCAGGTGATGAACCTGCTGGCTGTGACCTTCACCGCCAAAGAACATGGCCCGGAAGGCCGGGTGGAGCTGGTATGCGCGGCGGGTGCCACCATTGCTTTGGATGTTGAATGCATAGAAGTACAGCTTGCAGATACCGGCGGCGCGTGGGAAACCACATCAAGGCCCCGGCATCCCGGAGCCTGA